From one Gracilinanus agilis isolate LMUSP501 chromosome 5, AgileGrace, whole genome shotgun sequence genomic stretch:
- the LOC123250578 gene encoding PR domain zinc finger protein 8-like, giving the protein MEDTSVQRGVWDGDAKAVQQCLTDIFTSVYTTCDIPENAIFGPCVLSHTSLYDSIAFIALKSTDKRTVPYIFRVDTSAANGSSEGLMWLRLVQSARDKEEQNLEAYIKNGQLFYRSLRRIAKDEELLVWYGKDLTDLLLLCSSRSHSKMNGSPPYTCLDCSQRFQFEFPYVAHLRFRCPKRLHSADTGSHNEQDGGGCTKEHGGGGGGCGDSGGGGGGGGGSVAKDQQQPEATLGPGPKYCKPPTIPIHHYQTSQESSNASAPGAGNGIKPSTDFHNLARELENSRGGRSCSPPRSLNSRVSSSGSSHQEVELSPNSTATCALHPATPTAGSGSVGGGGSKAKRKYPDELEEGSRGGVGLVGGRGRFAERPQPSSKEDLVCTPQQQYRTTGSYFGLEENGRLFAPPSPETGEAKRSAFVEVKKASRVVGGAPGLLQEEEEVAEGATSAGEDKDLGTAAGGVASNTSSPASSSSSSSPSGPEKLLGPRPGGPLSARLEGASPARGSAFTTVPQLGGSGSAGGGGGSGSSAGAVPGAVAADERKSAFSQPARTFSQMPPLVLGQKLGSMEPCHPGDGVGPTRLYPADPLAVKLQSAAADLNGACAPLQNGGGLPKQSPFLYATTFWPKSSAAAAAAAAAAAGPLQLQLPSALTLLPPSFTSLCLPAQNWCAKCNASFRMTSDLVYHMRSHHKKEYAMEPLVKRRREEKLKCPICNESFRERHHLSRHMTSHN; this is encoded by the exons ATGGAGGATACCAGTGTCCAAAGAGGAGTCTGGGATGGAGACGCGAAAGCAGTTCAGCAGTGTCTGACAGATATTTTTACCAGCGTTTACACCACCTGCGACATCCCAGAAAACGCGATATTCGGTCCTTGCGTTCTAAGCCACACTTCCTTGTACGACAGCATAGCTTTTATAGCTCTCAAGTCCACGGACAAGAGAACAGTTCCTTATATATTCCGG GTGGACACCTCAGCAGCCAATGGCTCCTCAGAAGGTCTGATGTGGCTTCGTCTGGTTCAGTCTGCTAGAGATAAAGAAGAACAGAATCTAGAAGCCTACATAAAAAATGGACAGTTGTTTTACCGATCCCTGAGGAGGATTGCCAAAGACGAGGAGTTGCTTGTCTGGTATGGGAAGGACCTTACTGACCTTCTTTTACTCTGCTCCTCGAGGTCCCACAGCAAAATGAACG GGTCTCCCCCTTACACATGCCTGGACTGCAGCCAACGTTTCCAGTTCGAGTTCCCCTATGTGGCGCACCTGCGCTTTCGATGCCCCAAAAGACTACACAGCGCTGACACCGGCTCCCACAATGAGCAGGACGGCGGAGGTTGCACAAAGGAACacggaggaggaggtggaggctGTGGCGACAGCGGCGGCGGAGGAGGAGGCGGTGGTGGCAGCGTGGCCAAGGACCAACAGCAGCCGGAGGCTACTTTGGGACCTGGACCCAAGTATTGCAAACCACCCACCATTCCCATCCACCACTACCAGACATCCCAAGAGAGCAGCAACGCCTCTGCCCCGGGCGCAGGGAACGGCATCAAACCCTCTACGGACTTCCACAACCTTGCTCGAGAGCTGGAAAACTCCCGTGGGGGCCGCAGCTGCTCTCCTCCCCGAAGTCTCAACAGCCGAGTCAGTAGCAGCGGCAGCAGCCACCAGGAGGTGGAGCTCAGTCCAAACAGCACAGCCACCTGCGCCCTGCATCCCGCCACGCCGACCGCAGGGAGCGGGAGTGTAGGTGGCGGCGGTAGCAAAGCAAAGAGAAAGTACCCAGACGAGCTGGAGGAGGGCAGCCGTGGCGGGGTAGGATTGGTGGGGGGCCGAGGTCGCTTTGCCGAGCGACCCCAGCCGTCCTCCAAGGAGGACCTGGTGTGCACCCCGCAGCAGCAGTACCGCACGACGGGTAGCTACTTCGGCTTGGAAGAAAACGGCCGTCTCTTCGCTCCACCCAGTCCTGAGACTGGCGAGGCCAAACGCAGCGCCTTCGTGGAAGTGAAAAAGGCCTCTAGGGTCGTTGGAGGAGCCCCAGGGCTCttgcaggaggaggaggaggtagcGGAAGGAGCTACGAGCGCTGGGGAGGACAAGGATCTTGGCACAGCCGCCGGGGGCGTAGCCAGTAATACGTCTTCAcctgcttcttcctcctcctcctcttctccatcgGGGCCGGAGAAGCTCCTGGGACCGCGGCCTGGGGGCCCGCTGTCAGCTCGACTCGAGGGAGCCAGCCCGGCACGGGGCAGCGCCTTCACCACGGTGCCACAGCTCGGTGGCAGTGGGAGCGCGGGCGGTGGAGGAGGGTCGGGCTCCAGCGCAGGGGCAGTCCCGGGCGCAGTGGCCGCGGACGAACGCAAAAGCGCCTTCTCGCAGCCCGCGCGAACCTTCTCCCAAATGCCTCCCTTGGTTTTGGGCCAGAAGCTGGGTTCGATGGAACCATGCCACCCCGGGGACGGCGTGGGCCCCACCAGACTGTATCCTGCAGATCCTCTGGCAGTGAAACTTCAGAGCGCGGCTGCGGACCTAAATGGGGCCTGCGCGCCACTGCAGAATGGTGGGGGCCTCCCCAAACAGAGTCCTTTCTTGTACGCCACCACCTTCTGGCCGAAGAGTTCGGCGGCGGCCGCGGCAGCGGCTGCTGCTGCAGCTGGCCCCCTGCAGCTGCAGCTGCCTTCGGCACTTACACTGCTGCCTCCATCCTTCACGTCTCTCTGCCTCCCCGCGCAGAACTGGTGCGCCAAATGCAACGCCTCCTTCCGCATGACTTCCGACCTGGTGTACCACATGCGGTCACACCACAAAAAGGAGTATGCCATGGAGCCTTTGGTGAAGAGGCGGCGAGAGGAGAAACTCAAGTGCCCCATTTGCAACGAATCCTTCAGGGAGCGTCA